The Treponema succinifaciens DSM 2489 region TAGGGCGAGCCGAAAGTTTTTTCGTCACAAAAAAAACTGCCGCTTCATCGCATAAACCTGCAATTTGCTCCAGATGGTTGTACTCAACTTTCACTTGAAATAGTTTGGGGGTTCTGAACAACCTTAATCTTTCTTATCACACAAAATCTTCACAACTTGTAAATTCACTTACGCTTTTATTTTTTATTCAAACCAATTTTCAACACAAAGCGAAAAATGCTCCCTAATAGGTTCATAATCTTTTATATTCCGAGTCACAAGAATCAAGTTGTTCGACATTGCAATAGAGGCAATTTGAGTATCAATAACAGGAGTTGGAGTTCCAGCAGCAATCATCTTTGCCGCAATATGAGAATTCAAGGACGCGGCAGATTCATCATAAGAAAGAACACTGAAATTCGAGTGTACAAAATTTTCAATCGCATCAAAAACCAAATCTTTTCTTTTTCCATGCGGCAACATATCCACACCTTTCAGCAATTCAAACCAGACCGGAGCACATATCGCAGAAAAGCTAGCCTGCATTTCAATTTTTGACAAAACTTTTTCATTTCCAAACGGTTTTGCAAATTCAGAAACAATATTTGTATCAAGCAAATAGACTAGCCCCATGAATTTTCCCTCCCAAAATCAAGGCGTTCCGCATTTCTATTTTCTTCAAGAATTCTATTATATTCTTCACCGGCCTCCGCCAACACCAAAAGCTCATCCTTGCTTAATCCCGCCCGCCATTTGCGCAGCTCCTCCACAGGATTCTTTTTTACAGAGTTTTTGTAGTTCTCATCAAAATCTTTTTTGCTGATTATCACCGCCGAAACCGTTCCGTGCTTTGTTATCTCAACGATTTCTCCATTTTCAGCGTACGTTATGTATTCGCTTAGCCTTGCCTTCACATCATAAAGCGGAGCAGTCATCGCGCCTCCCGTATCAGATTTTTCCGACCATCATATAGTCATATTATAGTCATATTATAGTCATATCGTCAAGTTTAAAATAAAAATCCGGAGGTTACCTTCGCTTCGCAAGGCTCGCTCAGGTCGCTACGTTCCGGGTTCAGTTCATTCCGCTATGCGCTATCCCTAACGCAGAAAGTAGCCTCTGTATTTGGTAAGCAGCTTAGAATTGCGATGCTGTAAAATTTGACTTTATTTAAAAATGACGATACGCTTGAAATAATCTATAAATTATTTCAAGCGTATTCATATTTTTTTCCATCAAAACAAAACAGAAATTACATCAACTATAACTTCTGACCCAGATAAAGTTCCATCTTGTGCAGCTGTTTTGAAGTAGCAGCCCTCCCAAAAGGCGCACTTGTTGAAATTGAAGCCGTAGCTGTTGTAGAGTAGTTATAATGCGGATAATTATTATCCGCTTACAACCATTATGAATTTTTAGAAAAAAACGCGTTTATTTTACTTCTTTCCCTGCTTTCCGAGAATCGGTTTTAATGAATCCCAGAGAATATCTTCACATTTCTGCATTTTATTATTTATATCTGATGCATCGTTTTTATTAATTTCAAGAATCTGAAAAGTAATGTTTTGCTCTATCTGTTTTGCCCATTCAGACAGGTGAAGGGCATAAGTTTTGGGATGACTTTCTGTAAAATGTTCAGCCAAACGAGAAAGAAGTTTTCTGGAACTTCCCACATACAAACATTTCTTTGACTCCATTTTTATATTCAGATTTTGATTATTAAAGCGCGGCAAAAAAACTGATTTGCTTTTTTTTATTTCATTATATTCTTTTTCACTGTATGGAAAATCAGTGTTACTCAAATAGAAAATATATATTCCGCAATCAGATTCGTGCACTGCTTTATATTTTTCTAATGAATCAAAAGTACCTTTGTCTTTAATAGAATCTAGAAAATCTTTTTGTATGTCTTCAAGAATTGAGATTTCTCTCTCTATTCCAGTTAAAATTTTCTCCTTCATAAAATTTTAACCTTTATTTAATTAGAATTCTGATGATATTCATCAATACTAATAACATTATAATTAAAAATTTGAATTACAATATCTTCATTTCCAAGAGTTACTGACCTAAGACGTTTAGAACTGTCAGTAGACACCCCTATATGAGCATTATAATAACCTAAATATGGTTCAATAACATAATTTGAATTGTCAGTTTCAGTCTTTGATATTTCACCTATCGATTCATCCTCTAGATTTACATTTGCATAAAGAACCCACGGAAGTTGAACTTCAGTTCCTTCTTCAAGATTTTTAAAGTCAGGTAAAGTGTTTAAAAATCTTATAGTTTCATCAAACACCAAATAATACGTATCAATACTGCTTACGTTATGCTTAAAATAATCGAATGTTTACTTGGTTCACTTGTAGGATTTGAATCATCACTTGCAGAATTTGCACAAGAGAAAAGCACAAAAGTCATCGCCAAAATAATTAAAATCTTCTTCATTTTTTATCTCCTTTGATTTTTATCAATTTTCATTGATTTCTAAATGCCATCATTCTACATCAAGAGGTCAAAATTCCTTTGAGACTCTTTCCTAAAATTCTTGGGAAAATTTCCCAAACAAAAAAC contains the following coding sequences:
- a CDS encoding type II toxin-antitoxin system VapC family toxin, whose product is MGLVYLLDTNIVSEFAKPFGNEKVLSKIEMQASFSAICAPVWFELLKGVDMLPHGKRKDLVFDAIENFVHSNFSVLSYDESAASLNSHIAAKMIAAGTPTPVIDTQIASIAMSNNLILVTRNIKDYEPIREHFSLCVENWFE
- a CDS encoding type II toxin-antitoxin system Phd/YefM family antitoxin, producing MTAPLYDVKARLSEYITYAENGEIVEITKHGTVSAVIISKKDFDENYKNSVKKNPVEELRKWRAGLSKDELLVLAEAGEEYNRILEENRNAERLDFGRENSWG